The sequence below is a genomic window from Stigmatopora nigra isolate UIUO_SnigA chromosome 4, RoL_Snig_1.1, whole genome shotgun sequence.
TTCCTTTAGCTGCTTTTGTGGATTGTATTTTTACAAGCAAATTATTCTCAGAAATGCCATGTTTTGGTCATTTGTCTTTTGgattatttaaaatttgtagagtTTCTGGAACAAAGAAAGTCCTCCAAATCTGAAATGACCCTCCTACCTTTTTTGGGAGCACATCTGCACAATTTTCTTCACACACCCTCAGTGTAGCCATTGTGGGAGCACCCATGTATATTATTCCAGATGTGGCAGTTATTCAAAGAATTCACTGACTCAGTAAAAGAGGTTTTTCACCCAGCCCTAGTTCCTAATATACAGCGTGTGATATCTGGTTACAGTTTCTAACTAATGCTGCTTTCTCATTGTAGATTGTGGATGTGTTCATGGAAGGCAGCCTGATCCAGCAGTGCACATCCTTCCTATTGGATGCCTTAAAAAACAACCGGCCAGCTGAAGGACACTTGCAGACACGTCTCCTTGAGATGAACCTCATCCACGCTCCACAGGTGATCAATCAGACACTACATTTTAATGCTTGGTCATCTGTTTGACAATGTGTGAGATAACCTTTGCCTTCTTAGGTGGCAGATGCCATTTTGGGGAACCAGATGTTCACACACTACGATCGTGCCCATGTTGCTCAGTTGTGTGAGAAGGCAGGCCTTCTGCAGAGAGCTCTGGAGCACTACACTGACCTTTACGATATCAAGCGTGCTGTGGTGCACACACATCTGCTCAACCCTGAGGTGCCCTTCCTGAAGTGTTTTTTGGCTTCCTTTCTTTTAGATGATGTGTAAAGTTATCCAATGGTCTCATGAGCTGCCTCTTTTTCTGATTTTCTTTACAGTGGCTACTAAACTTCTTTGGCTCCTTGTCAGTCGAGGACTCGTTGGAGTGTTTAAGAGCCATGCTGTCAGCTAACATCAGGCAGAACCTGCAACTCTGTGTGCAGGTAGCGTCCAAATATCATGAGCAGCTGGGGACTCAAGCTCTTATGGAACTCTTTGAGTCATTCAAGAGTTACGAGGGTAGGTTTCCCAGAATAGTCTGTGTATCTGCATCCAGAGCCAGGGCTTCCCAGGTCATAATTTCCGCCTCTCTTTTTATTCAAGGCTTGTTTTACTTCCTGGGCTCGATTGTGAATTTCAGCCAAGAGCCTGATGTTCACTTCAAGTACATCCAGGCAGCTTGCAAGACTGGACAGATCAAAGAAGTTGAGAGGATCTGCAGAGAGAGCAATTGTTACGATGCGGAAAGGGTTAAAAATTTCCTCAAGGTGAAAcattacttttttattattgtatctCACAACAATAAATGTCATGTATTATTCAAAACGGAACTCCATGTTTAATCCAATGCTAGGAAGCCAAGTTGACAGACCAGCTTCCTCTCATTATTGTCTGTGACCGCTTTGACTTTGTCCACGACTTGGTACTGTACCTCTACCGCAACACTCTACAgaaatacattgaaatatatGTTCAAAAAGTAAGGCACTCACACAGTCCAAGCCAGTCCCAGGCTGCAAAAGTTCAGCAATTTCTGAtatcatgtcatgtttttttttttttttaggttaaccCAAGTCGATTACCAGTAGTGATAGGAGGCCTGCTGGATGTGGACTGTACGGAAGATGTCATTAAGAACTTGATCATGGTGGTCAGAGGGCAGTTTTCTACTGATGAGCTTGTGGAGGAAGTGGAGAAAAGAAACAGGTCAGAAATCAGCACCTATGGTTGTATAGTAGTAAAAGTACACTTTGCTAGAACAATGAATGAACAAGAGGAACACTCTGACAAAGCATTACTATTTCACCTGTCTAGATGACAAACACCAAAATCGACGAGTTTGATCGGCTTTAATTAGCTCAGAAAAATTGGGCTTCTCACCTATTTCACATTTTTCCAACCAAGTTCTGTTTGCAGAACACCAAAACATGTCTCCCTTTTCATTTTACATACATAATCTGCAAATTTAGTAAAGTTTGTTTATCCATTGTTGACTTATTTTGAGCATAAACATACAAATATAGACATATTTCAATAGGTTTCGCCTACTGGCAGAGGCAATGACAAAACCCGCACTACTGCCATCATGTGTTGAATTTGcagacttgattttttttctttcaccccTCATCCAGATTAAAACTCCTGTTGCCATGGTTAGAGTCACGCATCCAGGAGGGCTGTGAGGAACCAGCCACCCACAACGCTCTGGCCAAGATTTATATCGACAGCAACAACACACCTGAACGTTTCCTAAAAGAGAACACTTTCTATGACAGTGCTGTGGTGGGACGCTACTGCGAGAAACGAGACCCTCACTTGGCCTGTGTGGCTTATGAGAGAGGACAGTGTGACATGGACCTCATCAAGGTAACGATCGTAAAAATACAATGCAATACATACCAACTCATTTAGTTTGATTCTAGTGTCTTATCTAACTGAAAGTTGGGGGAAATATGTTTCATCTgtatgtctttttgtttttccaggtCTGCAATGAGAattctttatttaaaagtgAGGCCCGATATTTGGTTCGACGCAAAGATCCAGACCTTTGGGCCAATGTATTGGAAGAGAACAATCCTTACAGGAGGCCACTCATTGATCAGGTTATTTTCTCTCACTTATTTTAAGTGATGGAGTTAGGAGAGTTCACCTGACTATTAGCTCaccaaatttaagaaaaaaaatctatttctaagatatatatatatatatatatatatatccatatacatacaaatacatacatgtatataaatatacatacatgcacatagatgtacatgtatacatatggttggtcttaacattcgGCCATGATACTATGCTTGTTGTAATCATTTCAGGTGGTACAAACTGCATTATCAGAGACCCAGGACCCTGAGGAGGTGTCCGTCACTGTCAAGGCCTTCATGACTGCCGACCTACCCAACGAGTTGATTGAACTCCTAGAGAAGATTGTCCTCGATAACAATGTTTTTAGTGAACACAGGTTGAGATGACTTCATGGCCTCCTTAACCcatcattatttatttgatgAATTATCTTTTAATCTTGTGCGTTTCCTCAGAAACCTTCAGAACCTGCTGATTTTGACTGCCATCAAGGCGGACCGCACGCGTGTGATGGAGTACGTCAATAAATTGGACAACTATGACGCCCCGGATATTGCAAATATTGCCATCAGCAATGAACTCTTTGAGGAGGCTTTTGCCATTTTTAAGAAGTTTGATGTCAACACGTCCGCCATCCAGGTCCTACACGAATTTAATATTGATAATGCTTTTGTGCTTcgttaaaaaaagcttttaaatgaagCATCTCTATCAATACGTCCTTGCATCTGATCTTTCGTTGCTTTTCCCCCCTCACATTTATTATGTATGTTTCCCATTGTTTGATGAACCCCTCTCTTTTCTCTTAGGTGTTAATCGAACAAATAGGAAACTTAGATAGGGCCTATGAGTTTGCTGAGCGGTGTGACGAGCCTGCGGTATGGAGCCAGTTGGCCCGGGCTCAGCTGCAAAGAGACTTGGTCAAGGAGGCTATTGACTCGTATATCAAAGCAGTGGACCCCTCAGCCTATATGGAGGTGGTCAATGCAGCCAGCAAAAACAGTAAGACTTTTAATGTCAGAGCAACTCAACAGCTATTCAGCATCTCTTAATGACACtggctagcaaaaaaaaagttgttttattgatgcgaatgatgtcatttttgttgcttttttttcccttgaaagCTCATTTTTTCCTAATTAAGATTTAAAAGTTTATGTTCAATGCAAAATTATTGAAGCTAGTACTTACAAAATAGCCCAATGGGAACAATAGGTAATAATggtaattaaaaatgcaaaggaCTGAAAAGTTAAATTGGTTTGAAATAGCTGGATAGAATAGTACTACTACAAGAATATCACAAATTGCGATTGCATAAAACCTGAAGCATAcaggataaatttggaattggCAGCCAAAAAAGTACCACCCTAAAGTACTACTAATTCTCCCTAAAAGatgaaaacagacattttttaaacctaGAATTACATTGATTTACACTCAAATTCgtcttttaatttgaattgCAAAAATATAACCATGTCAGGATACTCTCATTTTCTGGGTAGTACagttttaattttgtgtttaaTACATTCTGAACGTTGCTTTGCAGACACCTGGGAAGACTTGGTGAAATTCCTCCAGATGGCTCGGAAGAAAGCACGGGAATCATACGTGGAAACAGAGTTGATCTTTGCTTTGGCCAAGACAAACCGTCTCGCTGAGTTGGAGGAGTTTATTAGCGGCCCCAACAACGCTCACATCCAACAGGTAGGATTACTAATTTTACAAAGGTAGACCGTCACCATAACTAGCAAAATATTTGATTATCCGCAGGTGGGTGACAGATGTTACGAAGAAGAAATGTACGAGGCCGCTAAGCTCTTATACAACAACGTGTCAAACTTTGCTCGCCTCGCATCCACGCTCGTACACTTAGGAGAGTACCAGGCCGCTGTGGACAGCGCCAGGAAAGCCAACAGCACACGTACTTGGAAGGAGGTAACTAACACACCCAGAAGCAAACTACTTTCAGGTCTAACAAacttccattttcattttttttttgtctccaggtTTGTTTCGCATGTGTGGATGGCGAGGAATTCCGTTTGGGCCAAATCTGCGGCCTCCACATTGTCATCCACGCTGACGAGCTGGAAGACCTGATCAGTTATTACCAGAACCGTGGCTACTTTGAGGAGCTGATCACTATGCTAGAAGCGGCGCTAGGCCTGGAGCGGGCACATATGGGCATGTTCACTGAGTTGGCCATTCTTTACTCCAAGTTCAAGCCTCAGAAGATGAGGGAGCACTTGGAGCTCTTCTGGTCCAGAGTCAACATTCCAAAGGTGGGAATGTGAACAATGCCATTCAGATCGCTACAATTGGCATGTTATTGCCAAATTACTGTAATTGCAACATTGCAACAGATTTAATCTATCCAAGTCAACTTTGGTTAACCAATTCACCATAAATGACTAGACTggatcccagtcaaaatggattggacgtctagtcttgtcagttatttttaataaaaacattaaagccaTTAGAACAGAGAGAGGGTCTTTGATGCTGTACTAAATGTGTAAACAGATCATGTTCTTTCTCTGCTCACCAGGTCCTGCGTGCAGCAGAACAGTCACACTTATGGGGAGAACTGGTTTTCCTTTTTGATAAGTACGAGGAGTACGACAATGCCATCCTCACCATGATGTCTCATCCCGCTGACGCGTGGAAAGAAGGCCCTTTCAAAGACATTATTGCCAAGGTAAACTCTAGAGTGGTTACTTTGATTGATTCTTTGTCTTGAATAGCcatttaaagacttttttttttttttttttaggtagccAATGTGGAGTTGTACTACAAGTCTCTTTCCTTCTACTTGGAGTACAACCCTCTTCTACTCAACGACCTGTTGACTATTTTGTCTCCACGCTTGGATCATAATAGAGCTGTCAACTATTTCACTAAGGTAATCAATACGGATCAcgcataattattattattattggctgGCATTGACTGCTGGggtcgtccaatccatttgaactgagaaTTTTCTGCCagttctcccagtttaaatggattagatTTCTATCGCCGTCATCTGCCTGCCAACAAAtctcaaaaaaagctcttgttttttgcaattttactttctttctcttgcccAACCAGGTGAAGCAATTGAAGCTAGTCAAGCCATATCTGAGGTCTGTCCAGGATCACAATAACAAGTTCATTAATGAGGCACTTAACAATCTGTTGACAGAAGAAGAGGACTACCAGGTCTTAGAGTCCTTCTCTAGTTCAACTCCATATAATTACCTCACCAATTTGTGTGCGGATATAACAAGGATTGCATTTTCGCCATCTGTCTACAGGGTCTGAGGGCATCCATTGATGCCTATGACAATTTTGACACCATCGGCCTTGCCCAGAGATTAGAAAAACACCCGTTAATTGAGTTCCGACGCATCGCTGCTTATCTTTACAAGGGCAACAACCGCTGGAGACAAAGTGTGGAACTCTGCaagaaggacaaactctacaaGGTGAGACTAGGGCAACATGTTATGAGGAAATCTTAAAGTATTCCAGATTAATTAGCGTGTCTTTGCCAGGACGCAATGCTTTTTGCCGCCGAGTCGAAAGATGCGGAGCTCGCTGAGACCTTGCTGCAGTGGTTCCTCGAGGAGGGGAAGAAGGAGTGCTTTGCCGCTTGCCTATTCGCCTCTTACGATCTGCTGCACCCCGACGTGGTACTGGAGCTGGCCTGGAGGCACGACATCATTGACTTTGCTATGCCCTACTTCATCCAGGTCATGAGGGAGAATCTCACTAAGGTTAGTACTTAATTCATGTCTATTCATTGTCTGCAAACTGCCATTTAGATCATTTTCACATAAAAATACAGGAAGTGAATGCCCTCTACAGGTGCACCGATACCAATTTCATGGCTGATCACTGATTATTGAAATACCTGAACTGCTGATTGTAATTTCTTGCCAGCCCTGCTCTTGTTTTTTCCAAtcgtacactttttttttttcattcacaaaAGTTTTTTTAGGAATGTAATCACTGAGATGTCTTGAGAAGAAAACACtggaggtttttatttttttatacttgtttTGTGGCGATGTTGTGTAAACCGATACAAGACCCCATGCATAGTTCAGTAGTTTGTTTTCAATTTCTCACAGCAGTGTTCGTTTATGTGCAGAATTTTATGATACTCGTGAGTAATTGGGATTTGGAAATAATAtgggaaaaatacaacataattCGATGAAATCATGAATGAAGAAATTCAGTCAAATGTGAGCATCCACTCAAGGTTTTATCCTACTGAATTCACTcacaaacaaagacaaaaatgggGGCATCAATTATGTCAGTGTCGATGTGGAATGCTAATATAATATTGCAATCTTTCCCACAGTAACGTAGTCTTTAGtatcttttgtaaaaaaaaaaacttcaaactgTAGACCCGACGTGGTCATATGAGGTCACCACtttgggtttcttttttccaGGTTGATGAATTTGCGGCGAAGGTGACGGTCTCTGGCCcactttattatatattttatgtatcCTGTCTGGTCTTGTTGTAACTGctgtttaattgttttgatttgtgataGTATAGTAACATAGCATTAACTATAAAACTAGTCATGATAGAAAGTGTTGGCTTTTGTTCCAGTTCAGTCACAAATCAAAAAATTCACAATTGCAAATATGCATCAACATTTATAGGGAAAAATGCTTTTGAGTATTTATATTACAGAGATTGGGTGTCTTTCACTTTCAAGTGCAGTATATATTATTGTTGACGTGTGGAACCAAAGCCTTCACATTGTTATTTAGCTTTTCAGGAGCAGAATTAGAGCGTTTTGGCCTAACAATTTACACTCACTTTTTAACCCCTGGGATGCTTCTAAGTGTTTGTTATAATTGACACTCAAATGGGAAGAAAGCAAGCGATTCTTGGCGTTTTGGAAAATGTCAGATGCTTGATGCAAATGAGTTTTACTATATTTCTAAtcccattttaaaacaaataatctgCTGTGCTGGGTTAAAAACTAACTCCAAATGGTGTGTTGttccatgttatttatttattttttataaatgccaATTCTACCTTTTTTAAAGATGTggtaataatgaatattagttttATTATTGAGGATGCAGATTGCTGTGCATTTGGACTGTatgttgtgcaaaaaaaatattatttatattttactatttaGTTGGTATCTTTTGGTTGTATTTAAAGGGATTCCAAACTGATTATGGCTTTGTGGTGCCCACAGGTGGACAAACTGGAGACTGCTGAAAGCCAGAGGGAGAGTGAAGAAGTGGTGACAGAAAGTCAGGCGATGGTGTTTGGTAAGTGGACCAGTTTATCAACCTCGATTCTTGTGCATACACAGCTGTCAAATACTACAAATCTTTTGTAGATTATGACACTACTTTTTACCAAACGatcaaatacacatttttgtatcaaaactatAAATGcggaaaaagttgtttttttcccatcaatttacatggaaaaagtcatttttggcTCATTTTAACTTACCATGACGATTTATTTGGAAATGCCAAGTCATGTTCTAAAtcagttttgcattttgcacttTGTCAAACCTTCAATTATGACTTTTGACGGCCACTAACAAACAGTATTCGATGTTCATGCTATTTGAACTCTGAGTGGCAATATCACCAATGTCTTGTTCGTGCGGTATACATGAAACTGAGTTGAATTCTGTTTGCATGTTCAGGCCAGCAGCTGATGCTGACCGGCTCTGCTGCTCCGGTGACACCCCAACCTGGGTATCCGGGCTACAACTACCCTGCCAACGCTGCTGGTTACCCCACTCAGCCCACCTACGGCTTCCCCATGTAGAGGACTGAACCGTCCTCCCGTCCTCGCCATTCGAACTCTGTAGCTCAACCTCACTGAAGCAAGATGCTCTTGAGTCTCTGAACTGAAACCTCACCTGCAACCAGGCGTCGCACTGCTTCACTGAAACTGCTTTACCCCGCccaacccccacccccctccttACGCCATACTCGATCCTCGCTATAACGACCTTTCTCCTGTCCATTTCCACTCCGTTTGGAGAAGGCAGTTCATTGGACTGCAGCGCATGACCTCAACGCCGCCCCGTTTCTGTTGCATTTCTACCcagttcatttttggttttgcaCAGGATCATGACGATTTTGCtggcttccccccccccccccccccacaaagtATGACTCTACAGCCTTGTGTGCAGCAAGGGGGAATAAATTGGctcaatttttttcatgttaaatcCCACAATGTTCACGCACTTTTACTGTACCGTTTCTTAATTTTCCTCATCTCACGCAAATTGCTCTCAATGCAAGCACATACGGTTAATGTACTGCAACCAGTTTCTGTGTGCACTTAGCCTCAAAGCAACCATGTCACACTCGACAAAATTTCCACCCCTTTAGTTGCAAATCACTTTCCTGAGTTACAGCTATTTGTATTTTGATCCATTGGTATTTCACCCTTAATTAAGTTtcatgagaaaagaaaaaaaactagtttaTAAATAAATGCTGAGTGCTGCAGTCTGTGCATGTGCTGCCAACCTATAATGCTGCCAGCAGATCCCAATTTTCATGTTTCGCTCAATTATGTCAAGTATTAATGTCCAATTGAAGTTTTTCAAGAGACTAATAGATTAGTTGCAGTTGGACAAAGGAGGAGGAGCTGAAAAAGGAACATTGCTGGCGTCCTGGTGCCAGTCAggtcaatataataataatcattgtaCTGAAAGCAATGTATAATTTAAGATATAATAATGTACTAATCAAAGaggattatatatatacatatatattatataaaaaaaatcatgtattgtCAATAGTCTGTTATTGTAGTCTGAAAAGCAtaattttgtaagaaaaatgacaaaatgcaaaAAGACCAGTTATTAAATGCTTTTGTGGCAATTTGGTGGTTCTCAATAAATTGCtatcaaatattattttgaaCTCCCAATGGGCAGgtcataaataaacaaaataactcAATGCTGCCCCCTGCTGGCAATTTCCTAGGGAATTTCACGTTCCATTTCCTTAAGTGCACAACCTATACATCTAACgtatagggcaggggtggctAGTCTGTTTCCATGTCTTCCTCCATCGACACACTTGAATCAAACCATCGAGATCAGTATGAATcctctggacagcttgctgatgaattgatcatttaattcatgagctatggaaaacagactggattggGTATAAGGTGTCCCAAAAGGCATGtccatttgtttacatttattttaattatatttattagtactgatgtttttatttttcattttcaaacagaggtttattttaatttgacttaTGGTTGTAAGTTAAGCATACTACcccaaagtaacaaatactaACGGAACAGGAAGTTGCTAAGTGAATCACAATGATAGCAAAATAAAGGTCCAATTTCATTAAATCCAACATTTTATCCTGATGTGAGATTAGAGGACGAGAGTATCCCACGTGTCTATTTAGAACTTGTTTCCTCACGTTAATTTTAATGCAAACTGTAGAATTACAAGGGATTTTTATTTGCTTTGCAGTCCGAGTCACAGAGTCCACCGTGTTTGTAAAGGGCGTGGCCacgtgacgcacttcggtccTCTCGTCCACGCGCTTTTGGTCGAGCACCTAAAAGTTCCACACAGCGCGAACACGAAGGCACCCGACTTCCGGGTTGTGTTGTTATCTCTTTTTAGGATTCGGGCGTCGCCATGGTGACACTCCCTAGCGACGGACTGTAAGTTCCCACGGTATTCCACGGGTATCGAACACACGCTCACGCGGTGGGAGTCGTTGCGCGCGTGCACCTGAATGCCACATCCGTGTATAAGTGACTGAGCCCAAATCGGACGGAGCTCTGATTCCACAAAGACTAgacgtgttgttttttttagctgttttttttgtttaaaagtgtAAATGGAGGCGAAAAGAGCGTTCGTAAGCCCCTTTCGGCCACCGAGATGTCTAGCGGCGGCGTCCGCAGGGAAGTCCAAGTTAACCCACCCGGGGAAGGCGATTATGGCAGGTATGTGTGGCTCATTTCTTCAAACTATGTATCAT
It includes:
- the cltcl1 gene encoding clathrin heavy chain 1, with amino-acid sequence MAQILPIRFQEHLQLQNLGVNPANIGFSYLTMESDKFICIREKVGEQNQVVIVDMSDPTNLIRRPISADSAIMNPTSKVIALKAAKTLQIFNIEMKSKMKAHSMTDEVMFWKWISVNTVALVTDTAVYHWSMEGDSQPNKVFDRHASLAGCQIINYRTDEQQKWLLLIGISAQQNRVVGAMQLYSVERKVSQPIEGHAAAFGEFKVEGNANSSTLFCFAVRSQAGGKLHIIEVGQPSAGNQPFTKKAVDVFFPPEAQTDFPVAMQIGSKHGVIYLITKYGYVHLYDLESGVCIYMNRISAETIFVTSPHESSSGIIGVNKKGQVLSVCVEEENIVNYATNVLQNSDLALRMAVRSNLAGAEELFARKFNTLFAQGSYSEAAKVASSAPKGVLRTTETIRKFQSVPAQPGQASPLLQYFGILLDQGQLNKFESLELCRPVLQQGRKQLLEKWLKEDKLECSEELGDLVKACDPTLALSVYLRANVPNKVIQCFAETGQFQKIVLYAKKVGYTPDWVLLLRNVMRVNPDQGLQFAQMLVQDEEPLANINQIVDVFMEGSLIQQCTSFLLDALKNNRPAEGHLQTRLLEMNLIHAPQVADAILGNQMFTHYDRAHVAQLCEKAGLLQRALEHYTDLYDIKRAVVHTHLLNPEWLLNFFGSLSVEDSLECLRAMLSANIRQNLQLCVQVASKYHEQLGTQALMELFESFKSYEGLFYFLGSIVNFSQEPDVHFKYIQAACKTGQIKEVERICRESNCYDAERVKNFLKEAKLTDQLPLIIVCDRFDFVHDLVLYLYRNTLQKYIEIYVQKVNPSRLPVVIGGLLDVDCTEDVIKNLIMVVRGQFSTDELVEEVEKRNRLKLLLPWLESRIQEGCEEPATHNALAKIYIDSNNTPERFLKENTFYDSAVVGRYCEKRDPHLACVAYERGQCDMDLIKVCNENSLFKSEARYLVRRKDPDLWANVLEENNPYRRPLIDQVVQTALSETQDPEEVSVTVKAFMTADLPNELIELLEKIVLDNNVFSEHRNLQNLLILTAIKADRTRVMEYVNKLDNYDAPDIANIAISNELFEEAFAIFKKFDVNTSAIQVLIEQIGNLDRAYEFAERCDEPAVWSQLARAQLQRDLVKEAIDSYIKAVDPSAYMEVVNAASKNNTWEDLVKFLQMARKKARESYVETELIFALAKTNRLAELEEFISGPNNAHIQQVGDRCYEEEMYEAAKLLYNNVSNFARLASTLVHLGEYQAAVDSARKANSTRTWKEVCFACVDGEEFRLGQICGLHIVIHADELEDLISYYQNRGYFEELITMLEAALGLERAHMGMFTELAILYSKFKPQKMREHLELFWSRVNIPKVLRAAEQSHLWGELVFLFDKYEEYDNAILTMMSHPADAWKEGPFKDIIAKVANVELYYKSLSFYLEYNPLLLNDLLTILSPRLDHNRAVNYFTKVKQLKLVKPYLRSVQDHNNKFINEALNNLLTEEEDYQGLRASIDAYDNFDTIGLAQRLEKHPLIEFRRIAAYLYKGNNRWRQSVELCKKDKLYKDAMLFAAESKDAELAETLLQWFLEEGKKECFAACLFASYDLLHPDVVLELAWRHDIIDFAMPYFIQVMRENLTKVDKLETAESQRESEEVVTESQAMVFGQQLMLTGSAAPVTPQPGYPGYNYPANAAGYPTQPTYGFPM